The sequence TGGGTACATTATTATGTGCACAAGATGTATCAGCACAAGGGAAAACTATATCTGGTAATGTAACAGATATTACAGATGGAATGCCACTTCCTGGAGTTAATGTATCTATAGAAGGAACTTCGACAGGTACGATAACAGATTTTGATGGTAAATTTTCTTTACAAGTCGGACCAAATGATAAAAAATTAATCTTCTCTTTTATTGGGTATGTCCAAAAAATAGAAGCTATTGGTACAAAAACAACTATCAACATTTCTTTAGATGAAGATGTAGAGCAATTAGAAGAAGTAGTTGTTGTGGGTTATGGAGTTCAGAAGAAAAGTGTTGTAACAGGTGCTATTGCTTCAGTTAAATCTGAAGAAATTACAGAAACACCTGTTGGTAACGCGGCACAGTCTTTACAAGGTAGAACACCAGGTGTTTTAGTAACAAATGTTTCTGGCCAACCAGGTGCTGGTGTTGATATCCGGATTCGTGGTACGGGTTCTAACGGAAACAACACTCCTTTATTTGTAGTAGATGGAATGCAAATGGATGATATCAATTTCTTAAATCCGAATGATATTGAATCTATGGAGGTCCTTAAAGATGCTGCATCTTCTGCAATCTATGGTTCTAGAGGTGCAAATGGAGTTGTAATGATCACAACAAAAAAAGGTAAATCTGGAAAGTCTACTGTAACTTATGACGGGTATTATGGTGTACAAAATGCTTGGAGAGAATCACCTCTATTAAATGCTCAACAATACATGACGTTACATAATCAAGGTGCTGTTAATGCAGGAGGTAGACCAATTTATTCTGATGAGCAAATTGCAAACCCAGCAAATGATACAAATTGGCAGAACGAAATATTTCAATCTGCACCAATTCAAAGTCACAGTATTTCTTCTTCAGGAGGTACAGAAAGTTCTAACTACTTGGCAAGTTTCGGTTACTTTGGTCAAGATGGAATTATTGCTCCAGAAAAATCACAATTCGAAAGATATACCTTCCGTTTAAACACTTCTCATAAAGTATCTGAATCTGTAAAAGTTGGTGTAAATGCTACTTTTGTGAGAGAAGAAAGAAGCGGAATTGAAGAAAATCAACAATTTGGTGGATCAATTCAGAATGCATTATTACATGATCCATTAACGCCTGTATATGATTATACTAGAGACAATGAATACGATGCTTACCCAGTTAAACCAGCTTATAACCCTAACCATGTAAATCCTATTACTGGAAACCAAGGGTCTTATTATGGTATCTCTGATCGTCAGCTTAGAGAAATCGTAAACCCTGTTGCAAAAATCCATAATACGTATGAAGATAACATTACAAACAAATTTATAGGCAATGCATTTGTCGAGGTTAAACCTGTTCGATTAAAAGGACTTACAGTAAAAACAGATTTTGGTGTCGATGTGGGATCGTGGGCAAATAGAGGATATTCTCCAGAAGTTTATTATAACTCTGTTAATCAAAATGCAGCAAGTTCAGTAAATCAAAGTATGGGTGAATACAGTACTTGGCAATGGGAAAACACAGCCATGTATGAATTTAAAATCAATGACGATCATAAATTTAATGTACTTGGCGGTATGACTATGCGTCAGAGTACAGGTACAGATTTATGGGGTTCTAGAAATCAACTTCAATTACCAGGTTGGGACTACGGATATGTAGGAAATGGCTCAGATGATAATTCTCAGAAATCAAATGGTGGGTTTTACGACCATAGGTTAATGTCTTTCTTTGGTAGAGTGGGGTATGATTATAAAGAGAAATACCTTTTAAGTGCAACAATGCGTTATGATGGTTCTTCAAACTTTGGACCTAATAATCAATTTGGATTCTTCCCTTCAATACAAGCTGGTTGGGTATTATCTAACGAAGATTTCTTAAAATATAATGAGACCGTTAACTTCTTAAAAGTAAGAGGTTCTTGGGGTAGAGTTGGTAACGAAAATATTCCTCCGTTTGGATACCTTTCAGCATTTGGTAGTACACCTTCTTATCCATTAGGACCTAATGGCGTTCCTCAACCAGGGTATGGTTTAACAAGAATGGCCAATCCAGATTTACGTTGGGAAGCAGCAGCAGAATTTAACGTTGGTATTGATGTAGGTTTCTTTAATGATATGTTACAAGCAAATGTAGATATCTACTCAAGAGAACGACAAGATCTATTAGGGAATAAGCCAGTACCTGATTATACAGGCCAAGAAGATCCAATTACGAACTTGGGAACAGTAAGAAACCAAGGTATTGAATTGGCATTAACGTATCAAAATAATGAAGGAGAATTTAAATATTCTGTAACAGGTAATGTAGCTTATAATGATAATAAGGTAACTGAGGTAAATAATTCTGATGGATTTATTTTTGGGGATGGCTTACATAATACTGTTGGTAACATGGCAATGGCAACCGGACACTCTTTACCTTTCTTTTATGGGTTTAAAACTGATGGAATTTTACAAACAGAAGCCGATGCACAAAAGTATAACGAAATGTACGGTATGAATGCTAAACCAGGTGATATTCGTTATATGGATACAAATGGTGATGGTGTAATTGATGAAAATGACAGAACTGATATTGGTTCGCCGGTACATAGTTGGTCGTATGGTTTAACATTACGAGCGGAATATAAAGGATTCGATTTCTCTATGTTCTGGCAAGGACAAGCAGGTGGTCAGATGATGAATGCTTCGACGCGCCAAGATTTAATTTCTGAACAAAACTACAATACACGCTATTTAGATAGTTGGACACCAGATAATGGATCGAATACAATGCCTCGTTTTACACATGACGATACAAACAATAACTATTTGTGGATGAATGATATGGTGCATATAGAAGACGCATCTTATTTAAGATTAAAGAACGTTCAAATTGGTTATACTTTACCAAAAGTAATTTCACAGAAAGCAGGAATGCAACGTCTAAGAGTCTACGTATCTGGTAATAACTTATTGACATTCACAGATTATTCAGGTTTAGATCCAGAAATGGGACATGGTGGAGCAATGGGTTCTGGTTTTGATATGGGTTCATATCCTCAGGCTCGCTCGTACTTAGTAGGTCTTAACATAACATTCTAATCGAACTTTCATAATGAGAAAATTTAATATATATATATCAACCATTTTGATGCTATTGATTACTGCATCATCATGTAATAAATTCTTGGATATCGATCCAAAAGATTCACAAGACCAAGATTCATTTTTTAGAACATCTACAGAGGCTAGACAAGCTTTAATAGGTACATATGAATTACTAAGAAATGATAACCTAGATTGGCAAGCTATGCCGATGGCACTTACTGCAGATGTAATGTCTGATGATGTGTATACAGGAGGTTCTAATGCTACAGATATGCTGGGTTGGCAACAAATGGCAAGGTTTGATGCTAGAGCAATTGGAGATCAAGGTGCTAAAACTTGGAAGAAGTGTTATGTTGGTATCCAAAGAGCAACAACGCTTTTAACAAGCTATGATAAAATTGATTTTAAGGCAAGTGAAGCTGAATTAAAGAATAATATTGAGGGTGAAGCTTTGTTTCTTAGAGGGCACTATTATTTTGAAGTGTTGCGCTATTTTGAAAATGTACCAATAGTTAGAACTACTTTGAATGGT is a genomic window of Flammeovirga pectinis containing:
- a CDS encoding SusC/RagA family TonB-linked outer membrane protein is translated as MGTLLCAQDVSAQGKTISGNVTDITDGMPLPGVNVSIEGTSTGTITDFDGKFSLQVGPNDKKLIFSFIGYVQKIEAIGTKTTINISLDEDVEQLEEVVVVGYGVQKKSVVTGAIASVKSEEITETPVGNAAQSLQGRTPGVLVTNVSGQPGAGVDIRIRGTGSNGNNTPLFVVDGMQMDDINFLNPNDIESMEVLKDAASSAIYGSRGANGVVMITTKKGKSGKSTVTYDGYYGVQNAWRESPLLNAQQYMTLHNQGAVNAGGRPIYSDEQIANPANDTNWQNEIFQSAPIQSHSISSSGGTESSNYLASFGYFGQDGIIAPEKSQFERYTFRLNTSHKVSESVKVGVNATFVREERSGIEENQQFGGSIQNALLHDPLTPVYDYTRDNEYDAYPVKPAYNPNHVNPITGNQGSYYGISDRQLREIVNPVAKIHNTYEDNITNKFIGNAFVEVKPVRLKGLTVKTDFGVDVGSWANRGYSPEVYYNSVNQNAASSVNQSMGEYSTWQWENTAMYEFKINDDHKFNVLGGMTMRQSTGTDLWGSRNQLQLPGWDYGYVGNGSDDNSQKSNGGFYDHRLMSFFGRVGYDYKEKYLLSATMRYDGSSNFGPNNQFGFFPSIQAGWVLSNEDFLKYNETVNFLKVRGSWGRVGNENIPPFGYLSAFGSTPSYPLGPNGVPQPGYGLTRMANPDLRWEAAAEFNVGIDVGFFNDMLQANVDIYSRERQDLLGNKPVPDYTGQEDPITNLGTVRNQGIELALTYQNNEGEFKYSVTGNVAYNDNKVTEVNNSDGFIFGDGLHNTVGNMAMATGHSLPFFYGFKTDGILQTEADAQKYNEMYGMNAKPGDIRYMDTNGDGVIDENDRTDIGSPVHSWSYGLTLRAEYKGFDFSMFWQGQAGGQMMNASTRQDLISEQNYNTRYLDSWTPDNGSNTMPRFTHDDTNNNYLWMNDMVHIEDASYLRLKNVQIGYTLPKVISQKAGMQRLRVYVSGNNLLTFTDYSGLDPEMGHGGAMGSGFDMGSYPQARSYLVGLNITF